Sequence from the Collinsella aerofaciens ATCC 25986 genome:
GTCAAGCCCAAGGCGGCGACCCCCAAGGTCGCCAAACACGTGCTGGAGGACGGCACCGCCGCCTGGCAGAAGGCCGCCGACGCCACGGTCGCCGACGACCTGTACTGGCGCCTCTCTGCCACGGTCCCGGCCGGGCTCACTGCCTACGACACCTATACGGTGCGGTTCGTCGACACCATGAGCGCGGGGCTCGACCCCTCCAAGGTGGCCGCGAGCATGCGCGTGTACGCGGCGGCGGGCGCGGACGGCGGCTTCGACGCCGTCCAGACCGGCAAGGACGGCCGCGCCGGCATCGAGCCCGCGAAGGGCTGGACCGATATCACGGCCCAGTGCGCCACCAAGGTAGCGGCCGACGGCAAGACCTTCACCGTGCGCACCGGCGACCTGATCGCCGCGCTCGGCGGGGCCGACGCCTTCACCGCGGGCGCCCGCGTGGTCGCCGTGTACAATGCGCCGCTCAACAGCGCGTGCAACCACGGCATCGCGAAGGGCAACCCCAACGAGGTCTACCTGCGCTACCCGCGCTCCCCCTTTGCCGACCAGTCCGGCGACGCCGGCTTTACCCGCACGCCGAGCGACGACGCGTGCGCCTACACCTGGGATCTCGCGCTCACTAAGCGCGGCAGCGACGGCGACAAGCCGCTTGCCGGGGCGGTCCTGAGCATCATCGACGACCGCGGTCGCACGCTGACGGCCGACGGCACGTGGGATGCGGAGGGCAAGGCCACCGTCACCACGGGCGAGGACGGCCGCGTGACCGTCTCGGGCGTGGACTCGGGCAAGCTGGAGGTCCGCGAGTTCAAGTCGCCCAAGGGCTACACCGCCTTTGAGGGCACGCGCTCCGTGACGGTCAAGGCCGAGGGCCTGGACGTCGACCAGGTGGCCGCCGCCAAGCCTAAGCTCACCATCACGGCCGAGTCGCCCCTACGCGCCGACAGCGCGGACGGGTCGACGGGCAGCCTGGAGGCGTCGCTCATCAACACGCCCACCGGCACACCCCCTAGCATTACCACCGGAGGCTTTATGCCCTCGACTGGCGATATGGCAATGTACGCCGCGGCCGCCGCAGCGGTCGCCGGAGCCGCGCTCATCGTGGTCGCGCTCCTGGTCAAGCGGGGAGGTGGCAGCCATAAAGAGTAGCTGGCAGCCCCACAGAGAGCGGGGCGAGACGTAGCGAAGTAGATGCTAAGACACAGACAGATGATGACCGATCGAATGAGAATCAAACGGAAAACGGAGGAAAAGAAGATGAGCATGAGCAAGAACATCGCACGCCTGGCAGTAACCGCCGGCCTCACAGCAGCGCTGAGCTTCGGCGGAGTCATGGCCCCGGTGACCATGGCGTTTGCGGCTGAGGGTGACGGCAGCATCACCATTAGTCAGGCCGAGAAAAACGATGGCACCACGTTCAAGGCGTACCAGATCTTTAAGGCTACGGTGACCGACACTGCAAACGGCGGCAAGACCGCTCAGAACATCACGTGGGCGAACGAAACGGTTAGCGCGAAGGTGGTTAATGCCATTAATAGCTGGGAGAAGAATCACAGCTTGAAGGTTGAAGATGGGCTGCCTAGCAAGCCTACGGCCCAGGAAGTCGCCGACTTCCTCATGGCGCATGCGGATGATCCAACTGCAGGTTCGCCTGACGGAAAGAATGAGGGAACGCGAGTTACTACCGACAACATCCTCTACGCAGTTGCGGATGCCGTAAAGAATGAGGCGCCGGTTAAGTCCGGTATCGTTGCAGGCACTTCCTGGACTCCTGACGCCGAGAATGGCAACGGCTACTACTTGTTTGTGACCGACGGAAGTAGCTTGGCACCCGGCAATAAGAACACTGGTACGTCTCCTATTTTCGCGGTCGTGGGTGGTAGCGCTGTGACCGTTTGTGAGAAGACCAGCATCCCCACGGTTGAGAAAAAGATCCTCAATGATTCCAACGTGACGAGCGGTGCAATTACTGGGGTGACAGAGGCCCATTGGAAGGACGCTGCCGACTCCCAGATTGGTCAGGAAGTGAGCTATAGACTTACCGGTACGATTGCAGATAACTACGCCAGCTATGACTCCTATTCCTACAAGTTCACGGATCAGCTGCCGGAAGGTCTCGACTACATCGATGAATCGCTCAGCGTTTATGCACTGAATAATGGTGCATATATCGAGATCAGTTCGACTAGCTACAATGTGACTAAACCCTCTGGCTCTAGTCGTGACCTGGTAGTCGATTTTAATAAGGGCGAAAATGGCTTGAAGTCGGCCACTGCGAAAAATGGCGAAGAGCTTGTGATTAATGGGAAGACTAAAATCGTCGTTTTCTACAAGGCGAAGCTCAACGCAAGCGCGAATATTGCGGGTGCAAACAACCAGCTGAAGGTCAATCCTAACACCGTTACGCTCGAGTATTCCAACAACCCCATGTCAGGTGGCACTGGCACCTCGGCGTCCGATACAGTTGAGGACTACACCTACGGCCTCAAGATCAACAAGGTCGACTTGGGAACGGAGCGGGCTCTGAACGGTGCCAAGTTTACCATTAAGGTGAAGGAAGCAGACGATGAGACCTCAACTGATATGTTTGTTCAGGGCGACGGCACCCTCTCCGCCGATGAGTATGTATTCACGACCGATAACGGCGGATATTTTACAGTGAGGGGTCTCGATGCCGGCACATATACCGTGACAGAGAAACATCTCGATGGTT
This genomic interval carries:
- a CDS encoding isopeptide-forming domain-containing fimbrial protein, which encodes MNKKVCSFPILFALLALLIGTCAVVFPASAQAAPTSTGSITVSGTVASSYDAYQIFSANVVDGDNDAKIATDLAWASDAVRDAALPVLHSAGMPNSQTTAREAAEWLNTDSRLTSALSAQLARSLQSSSAVSLALNAGTEAELPCGYWLIVADDDAIAQGEVGTAPIMALVGGSAVTVKPKAATPKVAKHVLEDGTAAWQKAADATVADDLYWRLSATVPAGLTAYDTYTVRFVDTMSAGLDPSKVAASMRVYAAAGADGGFDAVQTGKDGRAGIEPAKGWTDITAQCATKVAADGKTFTVRTGDLIAALGGADAFTAGARVVAVYNAPLNSACNHGIAKGNPNEVYLRYPRSPFADQSGDAGFTRTPSDDACAYTWDLALTKRGSDGDKPLAGAVLSIIDDRGRTLTADGTWDAEGKATVTTGEDGRVTVSGVDSGKLEVREFKSPKGYTAFEGTRSVTVKAEGLDVDQVAAAKPKLTITAESPLRADSADGSTGSLEASLINTPTGTPPSITTGGFMPSTGDMAMYAAAAAAVAGAALIVVALLVKRGGGSHKE
- a CDS encoding isopeptide-forming domain-containing fimbrial protein, producing MSKNIARLAVTAGLTAALSFGGVMAPVTMAFAAEGDGSITISQAEKNDGTTFKAYQIFKATVTDTANGGKTAQNITWANETVSAKVVNAINSWEKNHSLKVEDGLPSKPTAQEVADFLMAHADDPTAGSPDGKNEGTRVTTDNILYAVADAVKNEAPVKSGIVAGTSWTPDAENGNGYYLFVTDGSSLAPGNKNTGTSPIFAVVGGSAVTVCEKTSIPTVEKKILNDSNVTSGAITGVTEAHWKDAADSQIGQEVSYRLTGTIADNYASYDSYSYKFTDQLPEGLDYIDESLSVYALNNGAYIEISSTSYNVTKPSGSSRDLVVDFNKGENGLKSATAKNGEELVINGKTKIVVFYKAKLNASANIAGANNQLKVNPNTVTLEYSNNPMSGGTGTSASDTVEDYTYGLKINKVDLGTERALNGAKFTIKVKEADDETSTDMFVQGDGTLSADEYVFTTDNGGYFTVRGLDAGTYTVTEKHLDGYADISPFDFKIVPTMSEDGTKIDKVTLSMSQTDKLIAGINDDGEGKVGDNKLEVKTGTATNDDGTFNITVGDTKQVGLPLTGLNGVTFTWIAGGAVLCIGVAHLIRSRKQAEESEQE